attaaattaaaatgtattttattcatatttttcataatgtaacacaatatttttccatatgttttcaagtaacttttgtttaatcCGTAAAATGAACTTAAAACTGGTACTCCAATAACATCTTTAGGTACTTTACTAATTTTTATGAACGAAATGGGGCTTCCCGTGTCTATGAGGCATgctgtaataaattttgatttagaattgttcataaaattaatttcaaaatatcttacGTAATTGTTTTCATCCACATTCTTGTTTTTCAGGCACTTTGCTGCAAAGTGCCCCATCTGACCACAGGCATAGCATGACCCTTTTTCGCGCTTTGGCTTCCTGCACTCTTTGGCCCAGTGTCCCTtcgaattgcaattgaaacaaCGCAAGAGTGTGCTGCCATTATTGTTCACCGATGCCACCTTCTTGTCTGTTTCATCCATTTTCGGTAGTTTCACTTCCGCAAATGCCCGCTTTAAGTGCTGGATGTCTTCAAAGCATTGGATACGGGCTTGGTTACGTAGCATTTGATTTGGAATACCTTCAATGAGGAGCGCCACCAATTCTTCATCATCCATTTTTATTCCATGTGCAAGCATCACCTTATCGTCTACATAAGCAATAAAGCTTTCGCCAGCTGTCCATTTTCGTTCCTCAAATTTTCGCCTTGTTTCTAACTTTGACTTCATCTCACCAAACATTGATATAAACTCTGCCGCCAACTGCTCTGTTGGTAGCAATACACGTTCTGGATCTGCATGCAACCACATGCATGCTTTTCCTTTTATCTTGCTGATGATCAACATCTTTATATATGGTTCATGTATTCCATAAACGCTGGCTATATTTTTCACTTGTAGGATCCATTTGCGTGCACATGTATCTCCCGAAAATTCATTCACTGCATCGGCTGCCATACGCAATAATAAAACCATATTTTGCCCAGCTTGTCCCACTCTATTTCGTTTATTCCCGTCAAattctttgttgcttttctcaccgctgccatcttcgtcgccgtcttcgttgccgccaacttcgttttcgtcgctattcccgtcgccgctgtttttgttgcgggcGCCGTCTGCACTGTTGTTCTTGTAACTGCGTACCCCGCTTCTGTCGTCATGTTTGCcgttacttttgttgttgcgtgcagtgctcttctcatcgccgtcttcgttgctACCTCCAGCTTCGCCGTTACTTTACTTTCGTCCTCTTTATGCTCTCCGTCTTTTgcgttatttctttttcctttttgaacaTTATTATTGCTGCTTCCGTAGAAATATTCTTCCtcgctttttaataataatttcaattgattttgcttttcgtttgttaaattattcaaacgcaaaatcaattctctttTTGTTCCCGTGGTCGGTTCTTTTAATTCACTCAACCACCCTTTTAACTGCTCCGTCGATGCATtgcttatattcatttttttttttttctttttggctcgTGATCGGCCCACTTCTGATAttgtaggggtactataaaccctcttatttaaataaaacagtaatGCTGGATTGAGCCTCTTAACTTTATTCTgtactttgcatttccacttcagcaatcgactgactccctctTCGTTACTGATCTGCCTCtctgcttgttgctacagagatgttgcgaaacagagagaatgccacccgaaagcgaaccatgacttaatgtttatacacttaatgtttatatactatgttgctaTACTGTACTTATGTATGCGTACCTCTAGCCTACTACAATTCTACCATCCTGACATTTAAGATCACCTGATCTTGTCGAAATTTTCAACTTATACGTATTACATTGTTCTTATTCGctatttgcttaaaatatatatttttttttttcttatctttaattaaacaaatttattttctactccctatccaatgtttaatattttgactacTCCAGACACCTTGATATGGATTTCGCGCCAACTGAAAACCTTCaacatctttaattaaaaacctatcatttttcaataccttCTCTATTACATATGGACCTTTATGTTTAGGTATTAGCTTTCTAGCAACTCCTCCTGTACTATCGAAATTCTTAACCATAATGTAATCTCCTACTTTGTACTGCgtactttcttttttcttattattatatcttttttcaTTATACCTCTGTGCTTTTAATTGCGATTCCGATCCTTTTCTTCTAATTTCTTTCAGGTCTCTAATTTCACTAACATTATCTAACTCTTCTAATTTTTGTCTTAATTCATCAAcaacttttcccttttgttcaattccaaacaacatcttgctGGGAGATTCCGCTACACTTCTTTGTTTGGTATTATTCAGAGAAAATTCTACGTCTTCAATAACTGCATCCCAATGCAATCCCTTTTCAATGTCTGTTAATTTAGCTATCATAGGCCCTACtattctattgactctttctacctgtccattggcctggggtgaacctgtcgctatctttatgtgtttaatattatactcttccatacattttgcaaaatcttCGGATGTAAAACAGGTCCCCCTATCTGATACTATAACTTTCGGCCTGCTATATGATCTAAAATAATCCTTTAAAGCTAGAATTACTTCCTTTgtgttcgttgtttttgttgcgtataACCTAACATATTTAGTAAATCCATCTATTATTACAAAcagatgtttttttattctaccattatctaccggtccataatgatcgatatgtattatCTCAAACGGCACGTTTCCCTTTGGGATGCTATGCAGCATTCCCTCTTCTTTTCCCGACTTCGGTGAAAATGCCACACATCTCAAACAATTTCCTATATGCCtaacaactttttctttcatattcgAAAACCAATAAGTCTTAACAATAGCATCTATAACCTTATCTCTCCCTAAGTGACCTAattcattgtgatatttatataaaattttttcttccatttcttctggtacacaaaacaacaatcttccaccatttgccttcctataaagtacaccatttctcatttcaaaaattttatcttccgttttctctaactttttcctaatatctttcaacttttcatcttttgcttgacaaataattaaattatcttcaaaGCTATTAGTTTCTATCACTAATATGTTCGTATTTCTGCTCAATGCATCCACATGCTGCATATGCTTTCCTGCTTTATGAACTAACTCAAAATCGTACTCTAATAGTTCTAATGCCCACCTTGCAATCCT
This sequence is a window from Drosophila sechellia strain sech25 unplaced genomic scaffold, ASM438219v1 U_98, whole genome shotgun sequence. Protein-coding genes within it:
- the LOC116803369 gene encoding uncharacterized protein LOC116803369, translated to MVLLLRMAADAVNEFSGDTCARKWILQVKNIASVYGIHEPYIKMLIISKIKGKACMWLHADPERVLLPTEQLAAEFISMFGEMKSKLETRRKFEERKWTAGESFIAYVDDKVMLAHGIKMDDEELVALLIEGIPNQMLRNQARIQCFEDIQHLKRAFAEVKLPKMDETDKKVASVNNNGSTLLRCFNCNSKGHWAKECRKPKREKGSCYACGQMGHFAAKCLKNKNVDENNYHAS